AAACAATCGtaagaaaaaaccaaaacaaaaccGACATTTTTTTTACAAATTTTTTTCAAGTTCAAGCAAATCTCGAGAAATCACACGAGAGAGAGAACAGTGCTGGAAAGCGGCGCAAAGCAAAGCAGCGCCCGATGGCACAACGGGAAGTTTTTTCTCCCcctacatatttttttttttttgtcgtttCTCCACTatttgttgtgttttttttttgttttcctttCATTTTGATCTTAGTAATCTGCCTTGCtccgtgccccgtgccccgtgcaTGTGCGTGTGCCTGTggtttatgtgtgtgtgtgtgtgtgagagagagagtcggGATCGGGTTCGGGTCCCTGCCTGATCACAGAATGAGATGGAACGGGAGCGCGGCGCGAGTGCAGATTTCTGTTTACAGTTGTTCCCAGGCACAGCAGCCAGGCGCTGCGAAAGAGACAATGCGAAAGCGAGGgcacgcaagagacagacagaggcagagagacTGTGAAATTGAGTAGAAAGAAGTGAGGAAGGCGTGGCGCATGGTAAGTATGCGCGCACTCAACCGAAGCGATAAGGGGGGTGCACAACACCCCCCGAAAAACCACCCCGAAACCCCACCCCCATTCCTCCATCAAACAGACCCTATCGCAAAGacatggttttttttttggtcttTTTTTAATGTGAAAActtcatttatattttttttcgaAAGGAatctaataaaaaaaaaaaacgaagacATTCAAATGCTGTCTCTCTGCCCACACACTTTTTAACCTTTTGTCGGTTCCAGTgccagcaaaaaaaaaaaaaaaactacaaactacaaaaaaaaagacagaACTTCTTTCAAACTTTTTTTTGCCAGTGTACTTTCCTATGCCTATGACGAGATGAACCATTACaatttttttctgtttttttcaAGTGAAAGTGTGCCGAGCtaactttttttttgtattttttttctgtATATTGCTAGTGTTCAAGACGTCTTTGACTACTAATATTAAAACTAAAGGTTTTTTTTCggtgtattttttttgtatcgtGCCTGTCAGTGTTCGGTGTGGATCCAAGGATTTACTGCTGTATTTTGCCCCCATAAATATATAAGAAATATGCAGAACCCTTTTGCAATTTTTTTTAGTAGATTTCTTGCTGCTTACtggtttttaattttgttctCTTATAAATTAACTTCTTTTTCtgcttttttgttgttgttgttttaaaaacaaaaaaattatattaatGAATTTCAATACATGTATACtatttgaatatttgaatATTTTGGCATATATTTTAGTACATTTTGCATATCTTTAGTTGGTAGTTTAAGAAAGAGTTGGGTTACGTTTCAGACTTTTAGTTTGGCTTGAGATGAATGCGTTGCCTACTTTCTGAAGAGTCCCCCACTGTGCATGACTGTACCGCTACCGAACAATCGAGTCTCTCCAGCTAACCGGGAAATTAAAAATAGAGAGCCTAGCCAAAAATCTTCGAGTCAAGCCTTAAAAGATTGCAATCCAAATTTTAGttcaagttttttttttaacagaTGATATCACACATCAAAGACTGTTATTTATTTGTATAACGTCATGGAAACTTTCGGCCAAGGAAAACTGTTAAACTGGCCATGAGTAGGCGCCACAGTATCTCTGGGAACACAACTATTTGTCATTTTGCATGTCGTGCGAGCACTGTGGGCCCGCCAGAAAGTATgcaacgttttttttttttttttggcaagaTGCCACTTGAGAGTAGTTCCCTTTGAACCCAGAATCGATGTCCTTGCAGAAAGGGAGCAGAAGCAGTCCATACCAAAGAAAAAGATGATCCAATCAGACAACTGCAAGGGCATCGAGGGCTTCGGACAGAGGATACCCTCGACCGAAGACAGTTTAGGGAATTGCTTCATTTTGAATTTGCTTTAGTTTGTCCCGTTCGCATACAAGTTGAACCCGTTGCCGTTTCCAAGCTAAATCCGTAGTTAGAACGCCCCCCAATGTATTTCTTTGCCCTACTGTAACCGCATTTGTTGTTTCCTTGCCGTAGATACTCTACTCCTCTTTAATCGATTTACTCACAGCACTAACCCGAACCGATCGTCCTTCCCCGAGCCCCTGGCCTGGGGAACGGTGGTCCATTCAACTCATTttcattgattgttgttgacagaaaaaaaaaaacgaaaaaaaatcCACATAATTGaataatatttataaaaaaaaaaaaaaaaatcaaaattatCTTCTTCCCTAGCCCcgccccaacaaaaaaaaaaaaaaaaaaaaacccccaaTCTACGACGCAACTAATCCAAGTTGTAACATTTTTTTTTCCGTTTCGttcttattttttattatagACGGAGCTATGGAAAAATTACGCTCATTATTCGATGCTATATGCGATGCTATCTTTGGTCTCGATAGTAATTAttccttttttatatatttatatatatatttctaaTACTATTCCTAATCATAATCTATCATAGATTACTTGCTTCACTGAAAGGCAAAAGCaaataattataaatatatatttttttgtgtttttttttttttttttttttttgagagcACATAAGAATGAGATCTAGTCCAAAGTCTAATCTATATAAGTAGTTATCCAACAAGAGAATACAGACACACACATggaaacacacacagccacacacaccCATACTCTTCCACACGATTGAGAAGACAGAAGAAATCGAAATTCCATTTCAGTTTTCAAGTTTCTCATGCATATTAAAAAAtacctacatatatgtaaaaaaaagaaaaaaaaactccaAGAAACAGAGAAGCGATTTTTTTCAAAGCGTGCCATGTTTTTTCTTTGTTACTTTCTCTCATGCCATCATCAAGCTACTATAATTACCTCTATCTATCTCACGTATCTCACtctctcaaaaaaaaaaaaaaaaaaaaaaaaaaaaaaaaaaatatatatatatcgatTTAATTTTAGCCCAAAATTTGTCGCCTTTGGCCCATGCTCCAgtttcagctccagctccagagTGCTGTTGAGCAAGTGCCAACGGCGTAGAGCGTTATTTGAAAAAGTTCCAGTTGAAAAGTTGCCAAAAATTGTACTTCTAGATGAACCAATTCGAATCCCAAATCAAATTCAATCACATAAAACAAAAACTATAAACAAATTAAACCAGAATGGAAATCTGCTACGCCGCCGCTGCTGGCCCTCAAAATAATAATTCTGCTAACGAAAACCTAGTTTGCTTGCGCTTCCCCCTTCACAACAACTTCACCGCCCATCCAGAGTTCTCTTAGAAGCCACAGACCATAGACCATAGACCACAGACCCCAGTCCAAAGGGTTGCCTAgacttttttgttttaaacaTCGCCCTAGTCGCCCCACTTCATGGTCTGCCTTGTCTGCTCTAATAACGAATCATTCATCCGAGTCCCCCCGTTTGTAAATGTTCAGTTCTCTCTCCAAACTAAAAGTAAACTAAATCGAAACCACAACTACAACTACCCCTATATGTGTTATATCAACTGTATATCGTATCAACTTGTTTTGCTTGCTATGTTCTTTGGCCGCACTTGGATAATGTGTATGGGTGTACGCTCTATATATGCCATATATACCTGTCACATATCACACATGTATATCTACACATCTATATAGAACAGAACGACCATCATAGCGTCAGTCATCCATATACCCATCcatatatatgcatatgtatatgttcATACATGAAACACCAAAGCCCTCCCGAAACCCAGTTTCAAGTACTAATCCAAGCCCgatcccatccccatcccctcATCCAattgaaaagaaaaagaaaaacaaaaaacatggCACGTTAATGAAAAACCTATGAAAACATTTTAATCGTGTTGACGAAAGGCAAACGCATcgaaaatggaaatggaatatAATGAAAACTAATTATATTACTGACACCGCAATCGAAAAGATAACAATCAAACTTCAGCTTAATCAAAACTACAAAAATCTCTAAAGTTAACCGAAAGCAAcaaaccaaacaaatacaaaatataacAATAAACACTAACCCAACACCTCCTTAAACACGAGAGAAAAAGGCAAACAAAgcgctctctctccctctctctctctctctctttatatatgtataactTACTAAATCTAATGATCTTCATCCATAAGGTAGTTAAGTCAGGGCACTCAGGGAAAGTCTAGAAAAGAACACAGATCAGAAATGAGGAGCGGAAGTAACGATAGAATTGATACGAATTGAAGTTTCTAGAAATGCAAATATGTTTTTTCAATCAACTTTTTCAAATAGACGCATGATTTAAGAACTCTCTACATCAATGCTAATGAATCATACTAATGCATGTTTTTTTTGTCTTCTTCTAACTTTTATTTGTCTCCCGAATCGTGATTGAAACACTATAGGTGACAACTTTGCCGATTTGCTTGACGGACTGTACCGTAGGAAGTACCATTATCCCTACTTATAATTGACAccccatcagcagcagcaactacaACAACATCAGCTGCAGGCGATTGGCAATAGCAACAGTAGCACCAACATTAACCACATGCTACTCTACCATCAGCACTatcatcaacaacaacaagaactaCAACGCCTGGGCAATAATGCTGCTGCTCACAGTTTGAGCCCGAATGGaggaaacaacaacaacaacaacttcAACCAATCTAATAACAATAactccaacaacaacaataccAACAATCATTTGGATGTAATACGACAGAACGGAGTCGCTGCTCTGAATTATCTTCAACAACAACTGCAGTTGCAGCAACCGCAATCACAACAACCACTACTATCACCACCACCGTatcagccacagccacagccacagcaacagcaacagctgaATGGACAATCATCCcgtcaacaacaacagcaaaagaATCAACAACCCTCCAGTAGTAGCAGTCTCAACAATGGTCACAGCAACAACCAGACCAACAGCTACAACAGCGGCAGTAATGAGATGCTCCACAGCAGTTACACCAATAACAGTAGTAGTGGCCTGCCACTGACTAACAATTACACCAACAGCAGTAATAGTGGCCTGGCACTCAACAACAGTGGCAGTGGTCTGGCACTCAACAATAGTTACAGAAACATAAGTGGGAATAACCTGGCCCTCAACAACACAAACAGTTACACCAACAACAGTAACAGTGGCCTGTCACTCAACAACACttacaacagcaacaataggACGGGTCTGGCACTCAACAACAGCTTCACCAACCACAGTGGGAATAGTCTGTCACTCAGCAACTTTACCAACAATAGTAGCAGTAGCAGTGGTCTGGCGCGCCACAGCAGTTCAGGCCACACCAGTAGCTACACCAACAATCAGAACAATAGCCGCGCAGGCCCCAACAATAGCTGCAGCAACAAAAGCAATGACCTgccacacaacaacaacaacaaaaacagcagTCACAACAATCAGAGCAATGTCAGCCATAGTAGTCGTTCCCCACAGCACGAGTTCAGCTTCAATATACCAACCACTGAAcaggagctgcagcagcaaacaCTCAAGCTGCAGCAACTGCACATCAGCAACAGCTTCCAcgcaacatcagcagcaacaagtGAAGGTGCCACAACAGACACGACAGCGACAACCACAGCCAACCACACATCAAATGTTGGCTTCCTCTGGCGTACAGATAATATATAAAACAAATGATAAGCATATATAATCTAGAACCTAATATGGATCATCGTAGTACCAGTATCCATCGAAACCATTTAtccatttatatatatatagatatatagataCGAAACCCAAATTTTTATGTTCTCAAACCCCGATaccttttttttgtgtatgtTCCTCATTCGAACTTTTATGTTGTAGtacgttttttttctttttgtgctTTTTTTTGGGAAgaatcttttttttcttttttgtaaCTAGCTGTAAGACAAGACacgtatacatatatataaaaagataaattaatatatatatatatatatatataacctatatatatatatatatgtatgtatatagatCGAGAGATCTAGATCGGAAGGAACGATCATTTTTTTTGCTTACACCTAGAGAAATAACTACGAAAACACACATTTTTTTGTCACATATTTATAATaatgatatatatatatcaaaaGGAATATATACAagattatatatatatacatacatatatacaaaaacacacacatacacttaTATATCCAATACTATATAGCATACTTGTAGGCGTGAGGACATAAGCCCTATTTTTTTTCTCCGTgtctgaaactgaaactgattTTTTTGGCGCAAACAATGCCGCAACAACGTACACGAATTTCGTGTATGTTTATAGCTGAAGTTAATCCAGATACTATGATTATCTTATaaatattgttttttttttttcataattTATAATCAAATTTTTTTGTCTATTCAATATATACCGTAACCATAATGGACTGGCAAGGCGGCTGCGCATGCTCAAGTTTTCAGGCTGTTTAAGAataaacgaaaacaaaaaatacaagaGAAATACTTAGCTAGAGATAGGCTTGAGGTGAACTTTGAGTGGGGAATCCCACATGAAATTACAAAATACCAATTTTTTTCATAGCTATAGAGAAGAAacgcttcttttttttttttaataacaTAATAATAATCGATGTGAAATCCactttttttttagtttattTTATGAAAAAGCTTGAGCATGTGGCAGCGATAACGAAAAACAAGCATTGTAAGAAGGAAAGCAAAAGAATGAATGAAACCACGTGATAAAGAGTCCGACGAAAAGGAAAATCAGAAGAGACAGAAATACAGAGAGAAGAAATGGAAAAGCAAATATAAAGAAAAGCACTCAAAATCTTAAGCGCCTGTGGGGTGGGGGGGTGAGGAACCTGGTCTAGGCATAAAATATTAACCCATCCCGCattgttttgtgtttttttattttccgTATTTAGttgtaagtttttttttgattttcgttttattttattatgaTCTTTTTTTGGCCAGACATTCTCTCCCCCGGAAAGCAGAGACAGCATTCATAATTTCTTTCGGTGTAGGTGCATAAATTAATGGAAAAACAGAAACCCAGAAAACTCAGAAACATGTATAACGATACAACTTCAGAATATTcgattatacatatatgttcCGTTCAAACCTATCACTATTTGTATGCATTAGTTCATGAATGTGAAAACTTTTAATTTGTCGAAacgaaattttaattttttgaaaTACCATTTATTTTCTAGTTGTATTACACGGTCCCACATCTGGCTTCGAAATACAACAATTACCAACAAATAAGCAAGAAAAATTATCTAATAAACATTTTGACCATCAGAAACATTCACACTGAGTTTTCTTTTAGTTTATTAACGTTATTATTTCTTAGTTCTGCCCCTCCCCAGAGTTTGTACGGGAGAAAACGTCAACGAATTAGTACACgtaaaaaaaacaatttttttcaaaatataaaaaataaactaGCTTTAAGAGAAAGTATTTGAAAGGCGAATCGAAACACAGTAAAAACTCGATTAAACTTACAGCTTGGTTGTGCTGAACACTAAAATGTTACGATTCTAAACAGTaaacagaaaaacagaaaaaatgCCCGAATATACCGGTAATAGGAACCCCAAATAAGCAAATGCAAAAATATACACAGAAGCGAACGAAATGTTTATTAAATCAATACTTATGTGTACGATTATGTACGTATGAGACATATGCTAAAGCTCCCGACCGGTCGTTTGCCACCGGATGGGGGCGTGGATACACTTTAAATCGAACAAAAATACTCTCAACCAATTGTAGCCTTAGCCTGTAAGTGGATTTACACATATACGAATAACGGATATTGGATTACTCGGAGGAACAAGCATATGGCGATCGTCTCGCGTAAGAAAACCAAATTCAATATTCATGTGGGTTTTCATCCtccatattttttttttagtatgAGTAAGTATTTTTTGTGACGTTTTTTTGGGCATGTGACAAAACGTAAATCATCAATATACTTTTTTGTGTCAGTGTAGTGCTTTTTTTTGTCGGGCGTCATCTTTTAGGCAATTTTTTTCTTTACTCATAAGCAGCCAAGCTAATTTTGTTGGAAAACACCGAGATACAATGTTGAAACAGAGAATCAGAGCAAGGAAGGAGCCTAGGAAAGCGCAATTAGGGAGAcatgtgtgttttttttttggtatttttaatAAAGAAAGTTGTAGAACATGAAAACCTCACAGCAACCTAATCGCAGATACATTTTAAATGTTGTTCAATGAATATTTAGAGAAACCAATGAACAAGGCAAATAGCATACATTTTTTTATGTCAAAATAAATGTCTAGAAGTCTAGAAGATAACAAAGAACAACAAATCTTTTTATAACtagaaaaacagaagaaaaatCATGAAACCAAATACCAGAAATATGCAatacaatttttttgtttagtGTAAGGGAAAACGTTTTTTATATAAGCATATACATAAAAAAGGCAAAAAAAAGGCGAACCTCAAGAAAGCGGAGATCAGTGAGATTAGTGCATGtgtatactcgtatatatgtatgtagaaatCCAGATAGTCAAAAATTCTTCTTCGTCGTCAATTGGGAATCCAAGCGGTGGAGGAGGAGATGAAGGGGCGTAGAATTAGAAAGATTTAATGGCGCTTTAACCTATGAAACTTTTCGGTATTATTATTTTGTGGTTTCAATCTCGAACATCTCTGCTCTGTCCCCCAACCTGTCCCAAGTCCCCTCTTGTAGCGTTCTAGCGGTCATCTATAGCATCTCGAAAACACCGACAAATGATATACAAttcaataaatatatatacatagagAGATAGTGTGTGGTAGCTACCAGTAAACAGTAACCAGTAACCAGTAACAGAGACAGCATAGAGGagagaattttttttttagtaatGAAGATGTTAACTGTTaatgggatgggatggcgAGGATTGTATCTGAAACGAGAACTGCCCTATGAAAGATTTTTAAATAACTTAAAcaaaaatgaaaacaaaaaaacaaaaccaaaaaccaaatacCAACAAAGAGAAACAAGCAACTATAAGTCGACAGTGCAGAATATTAATTCGAGCAAAAGtaagttaaaaaaaaactactaAATGGTCTACTGAAATAAGCAATATACATAAATTCATAAATAGAACAAATTTAGTGGAACAAATTACAGTTTAAATAACGAACGAAAAAagcaacaaacaacaaaacgGGAATATATTCAACAAAAATGCAAATTATATTAACTATACAACCGTATATACACTATatacctacatatatatatatatataaattataaCGATTAAGCCCGAGcggaattttttttttttaaataaataaatatttaaataa
The Drosophila miranda strain MSH22 chromosome XL, D.miranda_PacBio2.1, whole genome shotgun sequence genome window above contains:
- the LOC108157094 gene encoding putative uncharacterized protein DDB_G0286901; this translates as MLLYHQHYHQQQQELQRLGNNAAAHSLSPNGGNNNNNNFNQSNNNNSNNNNTNNHLDVIRQNGVAALNYLQQQLQLQQPQSQQPLLSPPPYQPQPQPQQQQQLNGQSSRQQQQQKNQQPSSSSSLNNGHSNNQTNSYNSGSNEMLHSSYTNNSSSGLPLTNNYTNSSNSGLALNNSGSGLALNNSYRNISGNNLALNNTNSYTNNSNSGLSLNNTYNSNNRTGLALNNSFTNHSGNSLSLSNFTNNSSSSSGLARHSSSGHTSSYTNNQNNSRAGPNNSCSNKSNDLPHNNNNKNSSHNNQSNVSHSSRSPQHEFSFNIPTTEQELQQQTLKLQQLHISNSFHATSAATSEGATTDTTATTTANHTSNVGFLWRTDNI